In the Drosophila takahashii strain IR98-3 E-12201 chromosome 3R, DtakHiC1v2, whole genome shotgun sequence genome, one interval contains:
- the Gr97a gene encoding putative gustatory receptor 97a has translation MRFLRRQTRRFRSTWQRFLPARYRCWKLHTKLVMICVYSTVFLNILYGVYLGRFSFRRKKFVFSKGVTIYGFIVASIFGICYVWNIYREISTGQIGGRHTIGIYCYMNVLVCLFNYVTQWEKTLQIIRFQNSVPLFKVLDSLDISAMIVWRAFIYSVLKILICPLIGYTTLTLYQRRIQPDLQWTSLATARTMLPLIVSNQINNCFFGGLVIANLIVAAVNNKLHGIVKEANMLQSPVQMNLQKPYYRMRRFCELADCLDELAEKYSLTAGCSRNYLRFTDWSMVLSMLMNLIGITMGFYNQYLAIADYYINEEPFDLFLAIVLLVFLAVPFLELVMVARISNQTLLETRRTGDLLQRFDLQHADSRFKQVVNAFWLQVVAIDWKLMPLGLLELNTSLVNKVFSAVTGFLLILIQSDLTLRFSLK, from the exons ATGCGGTTCCTTCGAAGGCAAACTCGTCGATTTCGCTCCACCTGGCAGCGATTTCTGCCTGCCCGATACCGTTGTTGGAAACTCCATACAAAATTGGTTATGATTTGCGTCTACTCCACCGTGTTTCTAAATATTCTATACGGAGTCTATCTCGGTCGCTTTTCCTTCAGGCGCAAAAAGTTTGTGTTTTCCAAAGGAGTTACTATCTACGGTTTTATTGTGGCATCGATTTTTGGAATATGCTACGTCTGGAACATTTATAGAGAAATTTCTACGGGTCAGATCGGCGGAAGGCACACAATTGGAATATATTGCTATATGAACGTTCTCGTTTGTCTATTCAACTATGTGACACAATGGGAGAAAACATTGCAGATAATCCGGTTTCAGAATAGTGTTCCTTTATTTAAGGTCCTAGATTCACTGGACATATCGGCGATGATTGTGTGGCGGGCCTTTATCTATAGCGTACTCAAGATCCTTATTTGCCCACTTATTGGGTACACAACCTTGACCCTTTACCAGAGGAGAATCCAGCCGGATCTTCAGTGGACGAGTTTGGCTACCGCAAGGACCATGCTGCCACTTATAGTATCGAATCAGATAAATAACTGCTTCTTTGGAGGCCTGGTAATTGCAAATCTGATAGTGGCCGCTGTTAATAACAAGTTACACGGCATTGTAAAGGAGGCGAATATGCTGCAGTCCCCTGTCCAGATGAATCTTCAAAAACCCTATTACCGAATGCGTCGTTTTTGTGAATTAGCCGATTGTCTGGATGAGTTGGCCGAGAAATATAGCCTCACTGCAGGCTGCTCGAGAAATTACCTTAGATTCACGGACTGGTCCATGGTTCTCTCGATGCTGATGAATCTTATCGGCATCACCATGGGATTCTACAATCAGTACTTGGCCATTGCGGATTACTACATCAACGAGGAACCCTTTGATCTTTTTCTGGCCATAGTTCTATTGGTTTTTCTGGCTGTCCCCTTCCTGGAACTCGTAATGGTGGCTCGGATTAGTAATCAAACGCTACTGGAG ACCAGGAGAACTGGGGACCTCTTGCAACGATTCGATCTCCAGCATGCCGATTCCCGATTCAAGCAAGTGGTGAATGCTTTTTGGCTGCAGGTCGTCGCCATTGACTGGAAACTAATGCCGCTGGGTCTTCTGGAGCTCAACACTTCCTTGGTCAATAAGGTTTTCTCGGCCGTAACTGGTTTCCTGTTGATTCTCATTCAAAGTGACTTGACTCTaaggttttctttaaaataa
- the Tsp97E gene encoding tetraspanin-13 isoform X1, whose protein sequence is MCGGFTCSKNALIALNILYVMIGFLLIGVGVYARAASIVTNLPIVGGILACGVILICISMLGLAGAVKHHQVMLFFYMIILFMLFLIQFSIASSCLAVNSEQQQQFAEQGWMTVPTDLRKQVQDSLKCCGFNATGPSTSSVVPPPEEPSCELINQQCCAHSTEPDCRCEPCGPLLEDKIDYAFKLCGGLGIFFSFTEVLAVFLARRYRNQHDPCYLPARAVFPHDYLY, encoded by the exons ATGTGCGGCGGTTTCACCTGCTCGAAAAACGCGCTAATTGCGCTCAACATTTTGTATGTG ATGATTGGATTCCTGCTGATTGGAGTGGGCGTGTACGCGCGTGCCGCCTCCATCGTGACCAACCTGCCGATTGTGGGCGGGATCCTGGCCTGCGGCGTCATCCTCATCTGCATATCCATGCTGGGACTGGCAGGAGCCGTCAAGCACCACCAAGTGATGCTCTTCTTC TACATGATCATTCTTTTCATGCTGTTCCTGATCCAGTTCTCCATTGCCAGTTCCTGTTTGGCCGTCAATtccgagcagcagcagcagttcgcCGAGCAGGGATGGATGACGGTGCCTACGGATTTGCGCAAACAGGTGCAGGATAGTCTGAAATGCTGCGGATTCAATGCCACTGGACCGAGCACATCTAGCGTGGTGCCGCCGCCGGAGGAGCCCTCGTGCGAGCTGATCAACCAGCAGTGCTGTGCCCACTCCACCGAGCCGGACTGTCGCTGCGAACCCTGCGGACCCCTGCTGGAGGACAAGATCGACTACGCCTTCAAGTTGTGCGGCGGCCTGGGCATCTTCTTCAGCTTCACTGAG GTATTGGCCGTTTTTCTGGCGCGTCGCTACCGCAATCAACACGATCCCTGCTATCTGCCCGCCCGCGCCGTCTTTCCGCACGATTATCTATATTGA
- the Tsp97E gene encoding tetraspanin-13 isoform X2 translates to MTEIMSGPSGFSCSCSCCVSMTSAGGYRYVTPSGKANYMIILFMLFLIQFSIASSCLAVNSEQQQQFAEQGWMTVPTDLRKQVQDSLKCCGFNATGPSTSSVVPPPEEPSCELINQQCCAHSTEPDCRCEPCGPLLEDKIDYAFKLCGGLGIFFSFTEVLAVFLARRYRNQHDPCYLPARAVFPHDYLY, encoded by the exons ATGACTGAAATTATGAGTGGGCCCAGTGGCTTTAGCTGTAGCTGTAGCTGTTGTGTTTCCATGACGTCAGCTGGGGGGTATCGTTACGTGACCCCCAGTGGAAAAGCAAAT TACATGATCATTCTTTTCATGCTGTTCCTGATCCAGTTCTCCATTGCCAGTTCCTGTTTGGCCGTCAATtccgagcagcagcagcagttcgcCGAGCAGGGATGGATGACGGTGCCTACGGATTTGCGCAAACAGGTGCAGGATAGTCTGAAATGCTGCGGATTCAATGCCACTGGACCGAGCACATCTAGCGTGGTGCCGCCGCCGGAGGAGCCCTCGTGCGAGCTGATCAACCAGCAGTGCTGTGCCCACTCCACCGAGCCGGACTGTCGCTGCGAACCCTGCGGACCCCTGCTGGAGGACAAGATCGACTACGCCTTCAAGTTGTGCGGCGGCCTGGGCATCTTCTTCAGCTTCACTGAG GTATTGGCCGTTTTTCTGGCGCGTCGCTACCGCAATCAACACGATCCCTGCTATCTGCCCGCCCGCGCCGTCTTTCCGCACGATTATCTATATTGA